One genomic window of Acidovorax radicis includes the following:
- a CDS encoding class I SAM-dependent methyltransferase codes for MPWPLPALMVWACAWLLFVALQRSVSPVAALVAASALGTAASLLGGSWWRRGLIAAGFPLSLALLGTASLPTWAWLVPLLLLLLVYPLNAWRDAPLFPTPRYALRALPAQAPLPLGARVLDAGCGLGDGLKALRHAYPAAELDGLEWSWPLRLLCALLCPWAHVRRADMWKVHWSPYRMVYLFQRPESMARAAAKAEAELAPGAWLVSLEFAVPGVLPCAQLRAPGGRVVWLYRMPLHRLEN; via the coding sequence ATGCCCTGGCCCCTGCCCGCATTGATGGTGTGGGCGTGCGCGTGGCTGCTCTTTGTGGCGCTGCAGCGCTCGGTGTCCCCGGTGGCGGCGTTGGTGGCTGCCAGCGCGTTGGGCACGGCGGCCAGCCTGTTGGGCGGCAGCTGGTGGCGGCGGGGGTTGATTGCCGCAGGTTTTCCGCTGTCGCTGGCGCTGCTGGGCACCGCCAGCCTGCCCACCTGGGCCTGGCTGGTGCCCTTGCTGCTGCTGTTGCTGGTGTATCCCCTGAACGCCTGGCGCGATGCACCCCTGTTTCCTACGCCACGCTATGCGCTGCGCGCCCTTCCGGCGCAGGCGCCACTGCCTTTGGGGGCCCGTGTGCTGGATGCCGGCTGTGGCCTGGGCGATGGACTGAAGGCGCTGCGCCATGCCTACCCCGCTGCCGAGCTGGACGGGTTGGAGTGGAGCTGGCCGCTGCGGTTGCTGTGTGCGTTGTTGTGCCCTTGGGCCCATGTGCGCCGGGCGGACATGTGGAAAGTGCACTGGAGCCCGTACCGCATGGTCTACCTGTTTCAGCGCCCCGAGAGCATGGCGCGCGCCGCCGCCAAGGCCGAGGCCGAACTCGCACCTGGCGCGTGGCTGGTGAGCCTGGAGTTCGCCGTGCCTGGCGTGCTGCCCTGTGCCCAGTTGCGCGCCCCAGGGGGGCGGGTGGTGTGGCTCTATCGCATGCCGCTCCATCGGCTGGAGAACTGA
- a CDS encoding COG3014 family protein, which translates to MTRSQSPFRPCLLWVLALSAALTGCATMQSHDKVAGDMQTAGRTGGIPAALASLESTAKTEDEKTALLFNLERGELLRMDRRYPDSTNAFLLADNKVKEWEDTAKTNPSKLMGTVGAALISERLKAYEGQDYEKVWLTTRLAMNRMAVGDFDNARVDIKRTHEREAVIAEFRSKETLAAEEEAKSKGASSGGKELNGYPVETLNDPEVLALKNGYSNALSHYLAGFLYEMLNEPGLAAPGYRKAIELKPETAVLEEGLRGLDTRTGFTWKRRQRMTDVLFIVEAGDAPARKPKAFTLPVPTGRGLVTASLSYPVIEPSQDPLLTQLSAAGTDFKLEKVVDVNVMARRALKDEMPGMVLRGFTRAVAKGVMQNELQKRGGLIGGIIGAAASVATEQADDRMWRMLPGRVYVARGYLPPGEHIVTINGRQLPTPIKVDGQYALVPLRMYDNSVLIGDVAMLGQLPTVAVAAPQAAEAAPAAAPVRTNNNRTRNRTVPSAAVKSTSTAPAGTKN; encoded by the coding sequence ATGACCCGATCCCAGTCCCCATTTCGACCGTGCCTTTTGTGGGTGCTGGCGCTGAGCGCCGCCCTCACCGGTTGCGCCACCATGCAAAGCCACGACAAGGTGGCGGGCGACATGCAAACTGCCGGGCGCACCGGCGGGATTCCTGCGGCGCTGGCCAGCCTGGAGAGCACCGCCAAGACCGAGGACGAAAAAACAGCGCTGCTGTTCAATCTGGAGCGTGGCGAATTGCTGCGCATGGACCGCCGCTACCCCGACAGCACCAACGCCTTCCTCTTGGCCGACAACAAGGTCAAGGAATGGGAAGACACGGCCAAGACCAACCCGAGCAAGCTCATGGGCACCGTGGGTGCGGCGCTGATCAGCGAGCGCCTGAAGGCCTACGAAGGCCAGGACTATGAAAAGGTGTGGCTGACCACACGCCTGGCCATGAACCGCATGGCCGTGGGAGACTTTGACAACGCCCGTGTGGACATCAAGCGCACCCATGAGCGCGAAGCCGTCATTGCCGAGTTCCGCTCCAAGGAAACCCTGGCGGCCGAAGAGGAAGCCAAGTCCAAGGGTGCTTCGTCGGGTGGCAAGGAGCTCAACGGCTACCCCGTCGAGACCCTCAATGACCCTGAAGTGCTGGCCCTCAAGAACGGCTACTCCAATGCGCTCTCGCATTACCTCGCGGGCTTTCTGTACGAGATGCTCAACGAGCCCGGACTGGCGGCCCCTGGTTACCGCAAGGCCATCGAGCTCAAGCCCGAAACAGCAGTGCTTGAAGAAGGCCTGCGCGGCCTGGACACCCGCACGGGTTTCACCTGGAAGCGCCGTCAGCGCATGACGGACGTGCTGTTCATCGTGGAAGCGGGCGACGCACCCGCGCGCAAGCCCAAGGCCTTCACGCTGCCCGTGCCCACAGGCCGTGGTTTGGTGACAGCGAGCCTTTCGTACCCGGTGATCGAGCCATCGCAAGACCCATTGCTGACCCAGCTTTCAGCCGCTGGCACCGACTTCAAGCTCGAAAAAGTGGTGGACGTGAACGTGATGGCACGCCGAGCGCTCAAGGATGAAATGCCGGGCATGGTGCTGCGTGGCTTCACGCGCGCCGTCGCCAAGGGCGTGATGCAGAACGAGCTGCAAAAGCGCGGTGGGCTGATCGGCGGCATCATCGGCGCGGCCGCCTCGGTGGCCACCGAGCAGGCGGACGACCGCATGTGGCGCATGCTGCCGGGCCGTGTGTATGTAGCCCGCGGCTACCTGCCCCCCGGCGAGCACATCGTCACCATCAATGGCCGCCAGTTGCCCACGCCAATCAAGGTCGATGGCCAGTACGCGCTGGTGCCGCTGCGCATGTATGACAACAGTGTGCTCATCGGCGACGTGGCCATGCTCGGCCAGTTGCCCACCGTGGCTGTGGCGGCCCCGCAAGCTGCCGAAGCGGCGCCCGCTGCAGCGCCGGTGCGCACCAACAACAACCGCACGCGCAACCGCACGGTGCCCTCGGCCGCCGTCAAGTCGACATCGACTGCGCCAGCCGGCACCAAGAACTGA
- a CDS encoding YcfL family protein, which translates to MRNRFTLAAAPALVCAALITLTSSASAQQHDPATPLAVASKVALRGEANGIAVREMRIVRKNDILVVQADMANMGRTDRTVFYRFKWLDNVGNQVGDGESWKQLSVLGLGQQTVKSVAPTGAAVDLRLEMNVER; encoded by the coding sequence ATGAGAAACCGCTTCACCCTCGCTGCCGCACCTGCCCTGGTGTGCGCGGCCCTGATCACCCTGACCAGCAGCGCCAGCGCGCAGCAGCACGACCCCGCCACGCCGCTGGCTGTGGCCTCCAAAGTGGCGCTGCGTGGCGAAGCCAATGGCATCGCCGTGCGCGAGATGCGCATCGTGCGCAAGAACGACATCCTGGTGGTGCAGGCCGATATGGCCAACATGGGTCGCACCGACCGCACCGTGTTCTACCGCTTCAAGTGGCTCGACAACGTGGGCAACCAGGTGGGCGACGGCGAATCCTGGAAGCAGTTGAGCGTGCTTGGACTGGGCCAGCAGACCGTCAAGAGCGTGGCGCCCACGGGTGCTGCGGTCGATTTGCGGCTTGAAATGAATGTGGAGCGCTGA
- the lpoB gene encoding penicillin-binding protein activator LpoB: protein MTKNRIQRSALILAFAASTLALSACQNLSSPTVRFDRQVNYGDAKAVELVTNEFGSTDLQMIAEKMTGGLLETGIFQGRPTVTISTVKNKTSEYIDTTNVMSSIQTALVKSGKVRFVRSINEMQQGVDELQRQNQSGLYKQGTTAKVGQMTAAKYTMEGELTSIVKQNNSTKDVYYKFTLKLFDVQEGTIEWQDEKEIRKTSKR, encoded by the coding sequence ATGACCAAGAACCGCATCCAGCGCAGCGCGCTCATCCTGGCCTTTGCGGCCAGCACCCTGGCCCTGTCGGCCTGCCAGAACCTGTCTTCGCCCACCGTGCGTTTTGACCGCCAGGTCAACTACGGCGACGCCAAGGCTGTGGAGCTGGTGACCAACGAGTTCGGCTCCACCGACCTGCAGATGATTGCCGAGAAGATGACGGGCGGCCTGCTCGAAACCGGCATCTTCCAGGGCCGCCCCACGGTGACGATCTCGACCGTGAAGAACAAGACCAGCGAATACATCGACACCACCAACGTGATGAGCTCGATCCAGACGGCGCTCGTCAAGTCGGGCAAGGTGCGTTTTGTGCGCTCCATCAACGAGATGCAGCAAGGCGTGGACGAACTGCAGCGCCAGAACCAGAGCGGCCTGTACAAGCAGGGGACCACCGCCAAGGTCGGCCAGATGACGGCCGCCAAATACACCATGGAAGGCGAGCTGACCAGCATCGTCAAGCAGAACAACAGCACCAAGGACGTGTACTACAAGTTCACGCTCAAGCTGTTTGACGTGCAGGAAGGCACGATCGAATGGCAGGACGAAAAAGAAATTCGCAAGACGAGTAAGAGGTAA
- a CDS encoding DUF1373 domain-containing protein, translated as MQRRITLHAALAVIAATTLAWGATAHAQQNVAPKIAVTDLAYAQRVSDYFMAGTYQRSSQMSAQGSHSGGYSQGAYGGSGSHSGQQSMQASEQASGTYVAGRYSYIEQRELGGYTNDIKGAILQGTYFRLIQGKGFDAGKPQPSKAEQVLNQVQGGKMATPQTQPEVNNVIARIKKGEFAGADYVLFGVVSSIDFTDALSPLQGTTSATRQYGLQLLADFSLINTKTYEIKAAFSAQGEGNDTKILSIRGDIAPPNRAKVMRETSLSLAQDVYQQMAMQLGYTDANLARGVRPPVVYQQGGQPMPAPQPQPEQVLILK; from the coding sequence ATGCAACGCAGAATCACCCTCCACGCGGCCCTGGCCGTGATCGCGGCCACCACCCTCGCGTGGGGTGCCACCGCCCACGCACAGCAAAACGTGGCCCCCAAAATCGCCGTGACCGACCTGGCCTACGCCCAGCGCGTGTCCGATTACTTCATGGCCGGCACCTACCAGCGCAGCAGCCAGATGAGTGCGCAGGGCAGCCACAGCGGCGGCTACAGCCAGGGCGCCTACGGCGGCTCGGGATCCCATTCGGGTCAACAGTCCATGCAGGCGTCCGAGCAGGCCAGCGGCACCTATGTGGCGGGGCGCTACAGCTACATCGAGCAACGCGAACTCGGTGGCTACACCAACGACATCAAGGGCGCCATCCTGCAGGGCACGTACTTCCGCCTGATCCAGGGCAAGGGCTTTGATGCGGGCAAGCCCCAGCCGTCCAAGGCCGAGCAGGTGCTCAACCAGGTGCAAGGCGGCAAGATGGCCACACCCCAGACGCAACCTGAGGTCAACAACGTGATTGCGCGCATCAAGAAGGGCGAGTTTGCCGGTGCCGACTATGTGCTGTTTGGCGTGGTGTCGAGCATCGATTTCACCGACGCACTCTCGCCGCTGCAGGGCACGACCAGCGCCACGCGCCAGTACGGCCTGCAGCTGCTGGCCGACTTCTCGCTGATCAACACCAAGACGTATGAGATCAAGGCTGCCTTCTCGGCCCAGGGCGAAGGCAACGACACCAAGATCCTGTCGATCCGTGGCGACATTGCCCCGCCCAACCGTGCCAAGGTGATGCGCGAAACCTCGCTGTCGCTGGCGCAGGACGTGTACCAGCAAATGGCCATGCAGTTGGGCTACACCGACGCCAATCTGGCGCGCGGCGTGCGCCCACCTGTGGTGTACCAACAGGGCGGCCAACCCATGCCTGCACCTCAGCCGCAGCCTGAGCAGGTGCTGATTCTCAAATAA
- a CDS encoding alpha/beta hydrolase has product MLAFFMGLLRPLGVPLRPVWRGAVALGCAGLLAGCAQGSPPAGARMNVRVPPGDPVALATEAPSDFQVHPLPGDGDVTLWALQRSERAAPLRYRVIVVPGSGCAGMGVMADRYFAGLLHAQVLVLHKPGVAPQARTAPADCAPGFVQRDRLAVWLAHARAALRADASQRQGQPAVPQLLVGISEGAELLPALAPEVPNLAGLVLVSASGLDPQEAGALQARRLGLEADWRALGVMQAGHLPDTTVVQGRSLGYWRDLWRWPVAQPLIDGPWPVLQVWGGEDALVPAAAYERFAQRMGQRAPLSWCVRRLEGADHGLEHTTGPAGGDGVQQVWALTEQWARAPQAGLCGPLRR; this is encoded by the coding sequence GTGCTGGCCTTTTTTATGGGACTGCTTCGGCCACTCGGGGTGCCGCTGCGCCCGGTGTGGCGGGGTGCCGTGGCGCTGGGGTGCGCGGGCTTGCTGGCGGGGTGCGCGCAGGGTTCTCCCCCCGCAGGGGCAAGGATGAACGTGCGCGTACCGCCGGGGGACCCTGTTGCGCTTGCCACCGAGGCCCCCAGCGACTTTCAGGTGCACCCCTTGCCGGGTGACGGCGATGTGACGCTGTGGGCATTGCAGCGCAGCGAGCGGGCAGCGCCCCTGCGCTACCGCGTCATCGTGGTGCCGGGCTCGGGCTGTGCCGGTATGGGTGTGATGGCCGACCGCTATTTTGCGGGCCTGCTGCACGCACAGGTGCTGGTGTTGCACAAACCCGGAGTGGCCCCACAGGCGCGCACCGCCCCCGCCGATTGCGCCCCCGGTTTTGTGCAACGAGACCGCCTGGCTGTATGGCTGGCACACGCCCGCGCCGCCTTGCGCGCCGACGCATCGCAGCGACAGGGTCAGCCCGCTGTGCCGCAATTGCTCGTGGGTATCTCGGAAGGGGCCGAGCTACTGCCTGCATTGGCGCCCGAGGTGCCGAATTTGGCGGGGCTGGTGTTGGTGTCCGCCAGTGGTCTTGACCCGCAAGAAGCCGGTGCGCTGCAAGCGCGCCGCCTGGGCCTGGAGGCGGACTGGCGTGCCCTTGGCGTGATGCAGGCTGGGCACCTGCCCGACACCACGGTGGTGCAGGGCCGCAGTCTGGGGTATTGGCGCGACCTGTGGCGTTGGCCCGTGGCGCAGCCACTGATCGACGGCCCCTGGCCGGTGTTGCAGGTCTGGGGCGGCGAAGACGCCCTGGTGCCCGCAGCCGCTTACGAACGTTTTGCGCAGCGCATGGGTCAGCGCGCGCCCCTGTCATGGTGTGTGCGCCGCCTTGAAGGGGCGGACCACGGACTGGAGCACACCACCGGGCCAGCGGGAGGCGACGGCGTGCAGCAGGTGTGGGCCTTGACGGAGCAGTGGGCGCGTGCGCCGCAGGCCGGGCTGTGCGGGCCCTTGCGGCGCTGA
- a CDS encoding flavin reductase family protein has protein sequence MTTPQPPRTFHSYEPRQGHGLPHDPFNAIVGPRPIGWISTQNAQGATNLAPYSFFNAFNYVPPIVGFASIGYKDTVRNVQATGEFVWNLATRDLAEVMNQSCAAVPPEVSEFNLTGLTPLPSTRVRPPRVAESPVTFECRSTQILQLQGVDGAQVDTWLVLGEVVAVHIDQALLKDGVYDTAGAGHILRGGGPADYFTVGPEQLFKMYRPR, from the coding sequence ATGACCACTCCACAACCCCCACGCACCTTCCACAGCTACGAACCCCGCCAGGGCCATGGCCTGCCACACGACCCGTTCAACGCCATCGTGGGGCCGCGCCCCATTGGCTGGATCTCCACGCAGAACGCGCAAGGCGCCACCAACCTGGCGCCCTACAGCTTTTTTAACGCGTTCAACTACGTGCCACCCATCGTGGGCTTTGCCAGCATTGGCTACAAGGACACCGTGCGCAACGTACAGGCCACGGGCGAATTTGTGTGGAACCTGGCCACGCGCGACCTGGCCGAGGTGATGAACCAGAGCTGCGCCGCCGTGCCGCCCGAGGTGAGCGAGTTCAACCTGACCGGCCTCACGCCCCTGCCCTCCACCCGCGTGCGCCCGCCGCGTGTGGCCGAAAGCCCCGTCACCTTTGAATGCCGCAGCACGCAGATCCTGCAGCTGCAGGGGGTGGACGGGGCCCAGGTGGACACCTGGCTGGTGCTGGGCGAAGTGGTGGCGGTGCACATCGACCAGGCGCTGCTGAAAGACGGGGTGTATGACACGGCCGGTGCCGGCCACATTCTGCGCGGTGGCGGCCCGGCCGACTACTTCACGGTGGGGCCCGAGCAGCTGTTCAAGATGTACCGGCCCCGGTAA
- a CDS encoding PilN domain-containing protein, producing MTPFRTPSTPRTLRSLLLAALACAATALAHAAPLDATPDTLIERANLLRDARERPWDPGTGRLGNLRHVHIIANDCTVRVVSGAENRLFLGRGTFQVADTTYGADRQGGNRPRLYDVTISAAQGASTIPRAGADNAAVCFTLQLATAHELLLRGDHLKVLFDRVDLPALRISLNPSHGMKLWFYGVRLGLLSVHSNASVVAGGTGQVQWLQLASAQSSTALLFHDMDARHARVSTTTTRARFSIRIGADTDADADAGYYQPASAPGQIALEYPIWIDGPVSALKVPAGRVNPMPLISALRDETRALQLDVMGLAGPRPVLPAPDPGSPPPPGAQAASGEPVSPRRRVSDVLQPLLPSGVTLGKIDLWKDGAALEGRAPDDATVRQWVQALQRSGEVRNPQVAWVRREADQVAYRVLVNFLCAAPGDRSVCLPASGSAYTAQQVEDALRPVLGNDVTLTRLALHDGKLVELEGRGSEAEARAALERVRQQVPWLEASSSGIGKGAFSARLRMVCAAPPRATPGICAAPEQRR from the coding sequence ATGACCCCCTTTCGTACTCCAAGCACTCCGCGCACTCTTCGTTCTCTGCTCCTGGCGGCGTTGGCGTGCGCAGCCACCGCGCTGGCCCACGCAGCGCCGCTGGACGCAACCCCCGACACGCTGATCGAGCGCGCCAACCTGCTGCGCGACGCCCGCGAGCGTCCCTGGGACCCGGGCACGGGTCGGCTTGGAAACTTGCGGCATGTGCACATCATCGCCAACGACTGCACGGTGCGCGTGGTGTCGGGTGCGGAGAACCGGCTGTTCCTTGGACGGGGGACGTTCCAGGTGGCCGACACCACCTACGGCGCGGACCGCCAGGGCGGCAACCGGCCCAGGCTGTACGACGTGACGATCAGCGCTGCACAAGGCGCTTCAACCATCCCGCGCGCGGGCGCTGACAACGCTGCCGTGTGCTTCACGCTGCAGCTGGCCACAGCCCACGAACTGCTGCTGCGCGGCGACCACCTGAAGGTGCTGTTCGACCGGGTGGACCTGCCGGCGTTGCGAATCAGTCTGAACCCCAGCCACGGCATGAAGCTGTGGTTCTATGGGGTGCGCCTGGGCCTGCTGAGCGTGCACTCGAACGCATCGGTCGTGGCGGGCGGCACGGGCCAGGTTCAGTGGCTGCAACTGGCCAGCGCGCAAAGCAGCACAGCGCTGCTGTTCCACGACATGGATGCGCGCCACGCGCGCGTGTCAACCACTACCACCCGGGCACGGTTCTCCATTCGCATTGGCGCAGACACAGATGCAGATGCAGATGCAGGCTACTACCAGCCGGCCAGCGCGCCGGGCCAGATCGCACTGGAGTACCCGATCTGGATTGATGGCCCCGTCAGCGCGCTGAAAGTGCCTGCAGGCCGCGTGAACCCCATGCCCCTGATCAGCGCCCTGCGCGATGAAACCCGCGCCCTGCAACTAGACGTGATGGGCCTTGCGGGCCCCCGGCCGGTGCTGCCAGCGCCCGACCCGGGCTCTCCACCGCCCCCTGGCGCGCAGGCTGCAAGCGGTGAGCCCGTCTCACCGCGCCGGCGGGTCAGCGATGTGCTGCAGCCGCTGCTGCCCAGCGGCGTGACCCTGGGCAAGATAGACCTGTGGAAGGACGGCGCAGCGCTGGAAGGCCGCGCACCCGATGACGCGACCGTGCGCCAGTGGGTGCAGGCGCTGCAGCGCTCGGGCGAGGTGCGCAACCCGCAGGTGGCCTGGGTCCGGCGCGAGGCCGATCAGGTGGCCTACCGCGTGCTCGTCAACTTTCTGTGCGCGGCCCCGGGCGACCGCAGTGTGTGTCTGCCAGCGTCGGGCAGCGCCTACACCGCGCAGCAGGTGGAAGACGCACTGCGCCCGGTGCTGGGCAACGACGTGACGCTGACGCGGCTGGCCCTGCATGACGGCAAGCTGGTCGAGCTGGAGGGACGCGGCAGCGAGGCAGAAGCCCGCGCAGCGCTGGAGCGCGTGCGCCAGCAGGTGCCCTGGCTGGAGGCGTCGAGCTCCGGCATCGGCAAGGGCGCGTTCTCTGCCCGGCTGCGCATGGTGTGTGCCGCGCCGCCGCGCGCAACCCCCGGCATCTGCGCCGCGCCCGAACAGCGCCGCTGA
- a CDS encoding AraC family transcriptional regulator — translation MPNPSAATAAPADPAAEHFAAQIVPRAPAGKPRGMSYVGSLTPELFVPTTARPVRAKLRWLAADTQVMPHSHPWAQVAISTTGVIRLTVNHGTYIVPPSRALWIPPGVEHAVTMVEDADLRTLYFHQPRGRCGPGVPRDQEDAWRQCRVLEVSDLLRALVREMPNAPDGGPALTAAELRREQHQSALIKDELARAAAVKLGVDLPQDKRLRHLCEAVLADPTRHDTLADWAQDTGASPRTVARLFRSELGSTFTRWRQQVILAKAVSLAAGHMPMGQIAAELGYSASAFSAMVRKSVGQTPGRFLGQQQPFPL, via the coding sequence ATGCCAAACCCTTCCGCTGCGACCGCTGCACCCGCTGATCCGGCGGCGGAACACTTTGCGGCCCAGATCGTGCCCCGTGCCCCAGCAGGCAAGCCGCGCGGCATGTCGTACGTGGGCTCGCTCACGCCCGAGCTGTTTGTGCCCACCACCGCCCGCCCGGTGCGCGCCAAGCTGCGCTGGCTGGCCGCCGACACGCAGGTGATGCCCCACAGCCACCCCTGGGCGCAGGTGGCGATATCGACCACGGGCGTGATCCGGCTCACGGTGAACCATGGCACCTACATCGTGCCGCCGTCGCGTGCACTGTGGATTCCGCCCGGCGTGGAACATGCCGTGACCATGGTGGAGGACGCCGACCTGCGCACGCTGTACTTCCACCAGCCCCGGGGGCGCTGCGGCCCCGGCGTGCCGCGCGACCAGGAAGACGCCTGGCGCCAGTGCCGCGTGCTGGAAGTGTCCGACCTGCTGCGCGCCCTGGTGCGAGAGATGCCCAACGCGCCCGACGGCGGGCCCGCGCTCACAGCGGCCGAACTGCGGCGCGAGCAGCACCAGAGCGCCCTGATCAAGGACGAACTGGCCCGCGCCGCCGCCGTGAAGCTGGGCGTGGACCTGCCCCAGGACAAGCGCCTGCGCCACCTGTGCGAGGCCGTGCTGGCCGACCCCACGCGCCACGACACCCTGGCCGACTGGGCGCAGGACACCGGCGCCAGCCCGCGCACCGTGGCGCGACTGTTCCGCTCCGAACTGGGCAGCACCTTCACCCGGTGGCGCCAGCAGGTGATCCTGGCCAAGGCCGTGTCGCTGGCCGCCGGGCACATGCCCATGGGCCAGATCGCCGCCGAGCTGGGCTACAGCGCGAGTGCCTTCAGCGCCATGGTGCGCAAGTCGGTGGGACAGACGCCGGGGCGGTTTCTGGGGCAGCAGCAGCCGTTCCCCCTGTGA
- a CDS encoding MFS transporter, whose amino-acid sequence MTVSSSPGTTTNPVPLRQDARTIGLIGLAHGSSHFFHMLLPPLFPWLIGEFGFSYSELGLLVSVFFVISGVGQALSGFLVDRVGARPVMFFALSSFAAAGLAAGTAQGYPGLLLAAALAGLGNAPFHPVDFTILNKRVSPQRLGHGFAVHGISGNLGWATAPVFMAGIAAATGSWRTACLCGAVLALAVLAIMVWNRDALDDRQGAWAHQAKGGAAAATPEHPMAFLKLPSVWLCFSFFFWSTCALSAIQSFASPALQSLYGLPLSMTAMVVTGYMLFGATGMLVGGFLVGRVQRLEKIISVSLLGSAALLVVVASGLLPGMAALVVASVAGLGTGLAGPSRDMLIKRAAPPGATGRVYGTVYSGLDLGFCLSAPVFGAMLDHGMTSGIFYGSAATLALSVVSAAMVGMGVAARAARPVAAAA is encoded by the coding sequence ATGACCGTTTCTTCTTCCCCTGGCACCACCACCAACCCTGTCCCCCTGCGGCAGGACGCCCGCACCATCGGCCTGATCGGCCTGGCCCATGGCAGCTCGCACTTCTTTCACATGCTGCTGCCGCCGCTGTTTCCGTGGCTGATTGGTGAGTTCGGCTTTAGCTATTCCGAGTTGGGCCTGCTGGTGTCGGTGTTTTTTGTGATCTCGGGCGTGGGCCAGGCGCTGTCGGGCTTTTTGGTGGACCGCGTGGGCGCGCGACCGGTGATGTTCTTTGCACTGTCGAGTTTTGCGGCGGCGGGCCTGGCGGCCGGCACGGCACAGGGCTACCCGGGGCTCTTGCTGGCAGCGGCACTGGCCGGGCTGGGCAATGCGCCGTTCCACCCGGTGGACTTCACCATTTTGAACAAGCGCGTCTCGCCCCAACGCCTGGGCCATGGTTTTGCGGTGCATGGCATCAGTGGCAACCTGGGCTGGGCCACGGCACCGGTGTTCATGGCGGGCATTGCCGCGGCCACGGGTTCGTGGCGCACGGCCTGTCTGTGCGGCGCGGTGCTGGCCCTCGCGGTGCTGGCCATCATGGTGTGGAACCGCGACGCACTCGACGACCGCCAGGGCGCCTGGGCCCACCAGGCCAAGGGCGGCGCTGCGGCGGCCACACCCGAGCACCCCATGGCTTTCCTCAAGCTGCCTTCGGTGTGGCTGTGTTTCTCGTTTTTCTTCTGGAGCACCTGCGCGCTGAGCGCCATCCAGAGTTTTGCCAGCCCCGCGCTGCAGTCCCTGTACGGCCTGCCGCTCAGCATGACCGCCATGGTGGTCACGGGCTACATGTTGTTTGGCGCGACGGGCATGCTGGTGGGCGGGTTCCTGGTGGGGCGTGTGCAGCGGCTGGAGAAGATCATCTCGGTGAGCCTGCTGGGTTCGGCCGCACTGCTGGTGGTGGTGGCGTCCGGGCTGCTGCCGGGCATGGCGGCGCTGGTGGTGGCATCAGTGGCGGGGCTGGGCACGGGCCTGGCGGGGCCATCGCGCGACATGCTCATCAAGCGCGCTGCGCCCCCCGGCGCTACGGGGCGGGTGTATGGCACGGTGTATTCGGGGCTGGACCTGGGCTTTTGTCTGTCCGCTCCCGTGTTTGGCGCCATGCTCGACCATGGCATGACGTCGGGCATCTTCTATGGCTCGGCCGCCACGCTGGCGCTGAGCGTGGTGTCTGCGGCGATGGTGGGCATGGGCGTGGCGGCCCGCGCCGCACGGCCCGTGGCGGCGGCTGCCTGA
- a CDS encoding DUF1993 family protein → MTLPIYNASIPVFRQMLGALKDVLAKTEVHATARKIEPDALLQARLFPDMFPLARQVLIACDFVKGVAARLAGVEVPSFPDAERPGFADLSARIDAVLAFVEGLPEAAFAEAATRQITIQPGTPREKQFVGEHYLLHYGLPQFFFHVNATYAIARHNGVELGKRDYMGTY, encoded by the coding sequence ATGACCCTCCCCATCTACAACGCCAGCATTCCCGTCTTCCGCCAGATGCTGGGCGCCCTCAAAGACGTTCTGGCCAAGACCGAGGTCCATGCCACGGCGCGCAAGATCGAGCCCGACGCTTTGCTGCAGGCGCGGTTGTTCCCCGACATGTTTCCGCTGGCACGGCAGGTGCTGATTGCTTGCGACTTCGTCAAGGGCGTGGCGGCGCGTTTGGCAGGGGTGGAGGTGCCGTCCTTCCCCGACGCCGAGCGCCCCGGTTTTGCCGACCTGAGTGCGCGCATCGATGCCGTGCTGGCGTTTGTCGAAGGCCTGCCAGAGGCGGCGTTTGCCGAGGCCGCCACGCGCCAGATCACCATCCAGCCTGGTACGCCGCGCGAAAAGCAGTTTGTGGGCGAACACTACCTGCTGCACTACGGCCTGCCCCAGTTCTTCTTCCACGTGAACGCAACCTACGCCATTGCGCGCCACAACGGCGTGGAGTTGGGCAAACGCGACTACATGGGCACATACTGA